GATACATAGAGTTTCACATAAgaacaaatatgaaaaacaaaaaaattaatttctataagGAATTTTGGAGACCTTTCATTAAGAATGTTAGGCTATACTCTTAATCTGAAACTAAAATCCTGGAAGTAAAAGAACTGTAGGCATAGAACATAATATGAAACACACGCAAGTAAAAGAATTACAGTCCAAGTCTTCCTGTTGCCTCCTAAACCTCTACACTTTGTGCCTTCATTTTTCcatctgacattttatttttaactatcatATCAAGATTACTTTCAGCAGTCACTTAACGTCTCGTGAGTCTCACCTTTAAAATGAAAGGATCAGATGAAGTCATCACTGAGTTCTCCGCTAACACAGTCTACTATTCTTTGTGATCCTTACAAGGACCAAAGTAATCACCGTGTTCACTCCATAAATACACATTCTTAATAATCAATCTAACAATagataaataaagaaatcaaaagaagtCTTCAATGGTTTGAACAACTGTTTTAATTCCCATTGCATTTATAAAACAGTAAAACATGCTCTACTTTTAATATAATCCCCACTTAGGTTCTCACCTCTCTTTTcagcttttctctcttttgttccagTTGTTTTTGTAGTTCTTTCTGTCGAGGGGAAAGACAGTATGTTGAAGTCACTGGTGAGATATGTGCAGACTGTGTCCTGTGATTATATTTCCCATTTCCTTTACTTCGATCTGAGTTGGCAGCAGAGCTTGGACAAGTCTTGCGGTTGAGTGGTGGCTGAGGGATATAAACCAGTGGCTCCCCTGTTGATGAGTGAGTGACAGCATGAATCTTTGCTGCAGAATCTTCTTTCTTGGTGCCACTGACAGAGGAGTTGGAAGATCTGAGTAACAAGTGCTGAGGGTCATTTTCTGTACTACTTGCATTATTAATGGGAGGCAAAAACCCCTGACTCGCAATGTCTTGTAAATTCAGAAGTTCaaattttccatctctttctacCAGTATTGTCCTATCCTTGTTTTCTTCACAACTTGCATTAGTAAGTGACAGGAGCACATTTTCTTGTCCAAAATCATTGGAAATACATAACTGTGACAGTTTCCCAAACATATTCCTTtcgttttcaaaataatttttagaagtatTAGTGTCTTCTAGTGGAGGAACTTCCAAATCAACTAATTTGTCCTTGAACTTAAGTTTTCGCTCCCTTTTATCATTCACGGGTTCTTGATTCTGTAGAAGCTTGTTAGCTTGTACAATTTTCTCCATAATATATCTCCTTActtcctcatcctcttcctcctccaagtCTTTCTGGCTTTCTAGTTTGGATTCCTGGCAAGAGTTTTCGCTATCTGAATCTGATATGGGATCCAAAGGTTGAATACCTGGTACAGAAATTATGTCATTTCTTCTTGGTGAGACCTCATCCTGCAAAGATTTGCCAGGATCAGAATGCTGTTTGTTGTGCTCTATTACTATTCCATTCTCTTTTAAGTCTTGGTTAATATTCTCCTCCTTCTCACAAGCCATCTAAAAACAAGATATTTTTCAGTCAAAATTGAGATTCTTCATTTATCAGTAGACATACAAAATGGGATTTTCCTgttcatgtaatttattttatgaatgggAAAATTTAAGTGTTTATTGCTTATAATTTGCTCATAACATTGTAATTCACACTTATGAGTATTCAAGGGAAATACATGTGACAGCAATGCAGGAAAAATTCAACTTTAAATTTGAATCTGatgttgatttttaaacatttttatgctAATGTATCTAACTACAAATAACAATATTAGCATTCCTTCCCCTATAAAAATTTCCtcttacattttcagaaaaacaattttcaaaaatgtttcctccttgtaatatttgcattcttcaatcAAACATCTTTCTCCCCAGACCATTTCAAGGACGAATTATTTGGTCAAGTCCTAATCACTTGAGGTTCTTTTAATCTCTTCAGACTATTATTGTCACTATAATCTGCAGGACCTATCTACATTCCAGGTCAATTTTTACCTCTAGATCAGATTTTCATTCTTCAACTATACTCAGAAATTCCAGTAATCCATGCTAACCACCATCAGGTAACTTgacattacattaaaaataattaattccaCATGAACCATAAACCAGTATCAGTACAGCACAAAACTCCACTCCACTTCTGCTATATCTAACTaaaagcttatatatatatataaagatatagtatataaatgtatataacataaatattatacatatataatagatataatatataaaggtatataatataaatattatatatacattttttctctttgtcaaaGTTCTCTCCCTCCTAAAGCAGTCCTATGGGAGTTACTACATGCTGCTCTCTTCAACCCCTTAAAATCACTGTCCTCCTTCACTTGCTCATAGGTCATCCTGTGCAACAGTGAAGGTCATCTTGTCTGATAGTCAGATGtccaaaaagcaaataaacctaGCCCATTAAAATGACTGCCAATTAACTGTGATTTAACTAAGATCTCTGTATCACAATTGTTCATTTTAGCCTTCTctagttcatttttttatttttccagtatcATGAGGATGGCAGATCTCTGGTTCATTCTTACAGTCTCTGTTTCTAAACTCTcctttggcttttatttcttttcttttgaaaacccACTTTTTACAAATAAATCTTCCCCTGACCCTCTTATGTGTCTCTAGCTCAGTCATACCCTTTTCTCAAAAGCCTCAAAAGAAGAGGTTATTACAATCATCCACTGGAATGTGTAAGATTCATAACAGCACTTTTATTTTATCCCAGCTATATTTATCCCTAGCACCTAGAACAGCCTCTGATATATGATAGGTGATCATTAATACTTGCtgaattagaaaatgaaacaataaatcaTTCCTATTACCTCTCTAATTCTATCACACTGTGCTTTGGATCTCACACCCTTCCAGTCTTGAGAAACTGGTTCAACCTTACCATTCTGGGTATCTGCCTCTACTCATTCTGCTTATTTTTCTGTTAGGATGCATAAAACTCCCATTTAAAAGCCATCTTAGAAAAATCTTTACTTTTGACTCTGTTT
The genomic region above belongs to Piliocolobus tephrosceles isolate RC106 chromosome 1, ASM277652v3, whole genome shotgun sequence and contains:
- the CCDC181 gene encoding coiled-coil domain-containing protein 181 isoform X2 translates to MNEIKDTDSKKSEEYEDDFEKDLEWLINENEKSDASIIEMACEKEENINQDLKENGIVIEHNKQHSDPGKSLQDEVSPRRNDIISVPGIQPLDPISDSDSENSCQESKLESQKDLEEEEDEEVRRYIMEKIVQANKLLQNQEPVNDKRERKLKFKDKLVDLEVPPLEDTNTSKNYFENERNMFGKLSQLCISNDFGQENVLLSLTNASCEENKDRTILVERDGKFELLNLQDIASQGFLPPINNASSTENDPQHLLLRSSNSSVSGTKKEDSAAKIHAVTHSSTGEPLVYIPQPPLNRKTCPSSAANSDRSKGNGKYNHRTQSAHISPVTSTYCLSPRQKELQKQLEQKREKLKREEEQRKIEEEKEKKRENDIVFKAWLQKKREQVLEMRRIQRAKEIEDMNSRENRDPQQAFRLWLKKKHEEQMKERKTEELRKQEECLFFLKGTEGRERAFKQWLRRKRIEKIAEQQAVRERTRQLRLEAKRSKQLQHHLYMSEAKPFRFTDHY
- the CCDC181 gene encoding coiled-coil domain-containing protein 181 isoform X1; its protein translation is MNEIKDTDSKKSEEYEDDFEKDLEWLINENEKSDASIIEMACEKEENINQDLKENGIVIEHNKQHSDPGKSLQDEVSPRRNDIISVPGIQPLDPISDSDSENSCQESKLESQKDLEEEEDEEVRRYIMEKIVQANKLLQNQEPVNDKRERKLKFKDKLVDLEVPPLEDTNTSKNYFENERNMFGKLSQLCISNDFGQENVLLSLTNASCEENKDRTILVERDGKFELLNLQDIASQGFLPPINNASSTENDPQHLLLRSSNSSVSGTKKEDSAAKIHAVTHSSTGEPLVYIPQPPLNRKTCPSSAANSDRSKGNGKYNHRTQSAHISPVTSTYCLSPRQKELQKQLEQKREKLKREEEQRKIEEEKEKKRENDIVFKAWLQKKREQVLEMRRIQRAKEIEDMNSRQENRDPQQAFRLWLKKKHEEQMKERKTEELRKQEECLFFLKGTEGRERAFKQWLRRKRIEKIAEQQAVRERTRQLRLEAKRSKQLQHHLYMSEAKPFRFTDHY